A region of Solanum dulcamara chromosome 7, daSolDulc1.2, whole genome shotgun sequence DNA encodes the following proteins:
- the LOC129894081 gene encoding pentatricopeptide repeat-containing protein At3g18110, chloroplastic — MAASTALLSIAPPQFNSTKVTRKPPLCCCSLDSSNSATTTTSTVSEDRDNTPKKFTYTRASPSSRWPHLKFTDTHQNSQPSPLSVAAPSVKDAEFDSESDVNVGYYEGGKMEKGDESLNSNGFQSNDETQEVLGRPSRTKGKKMTKLALKRAKDWRQRVQFLTDNILGLKSEEFVADVLDEKMVQMTPTDFCFVVKLVGQSSWQRALEVYEWLNLRNWYSPNARMLATILAVLGKANQEALAVEIFMRAEQSIGNTVQVYNSMMGVYARNGRFSRVQQLLELMHERGLEPDLVSFNTLINARLKSGPMTPNLAIELLNEVRSSGIKPDIITYNTLISACSRESNVEEAVKVFNDMESHGCRPDLWTYNAMISVFGRCGMDGEAARLFNELEANGFYPDAVTYNSLLHAFARQGNVEKVKEICEEMVHMGFGKDEMTYNTIIGMYGKQGRHDLALQVYNDMKSSGRSPDVVTYTILIDSLGKDNKMAEASKVMSEMLNAGIKPTVRTYSALICGYAKAGKRVDAEDMFNCMVRSGIKPDHLAYTVMLDMNLRSGETKKAMLLYYDMVHNGFTPDLALYEFMLRSLGRESEEENIQILIKDLKELGNLSPQSISSLLIKGECYDFAAKMLRLTILEGSEFNHDDLLSILGSYSSSGKISEAIELLNFVKEHDIRSKKLITDASIIINCKAQNLKAALDEYRETSKSDSYHFSFSVYESLIKCCEEAELFAEASQIFSDMRAKGVEPSRDICGTIAVIYCKMGFPETAHYLIDQVEANGMPLGDISFHVSLIEAYGKLKVVEKAESVVATIEQRYGVVGRTAWNALIQAYALSGFYEKARAVFNTMMRNGPSPTVDTINNLMQALIVDGRLSELYVLIQELQDMGFKISKSSILLMLEAFAQAGNVFEVRKIYHGMRAAGYLPTMHLYRVIIGLLSRTKQVRDAEAMLYEMEEAGFKPDLSIWNSMLKLYTKIEDFKKTVHIYQRIQEAGLKPDLDTYNTLIIMYCRDRRPHESFLLVHEMKRLGLSPERDTYKSLIAAFCKELMLEQAEELFESLRSEGHNLDRSFYHLMMKMYRSSGDHSKAEKLIEKMKESGIEPSDATMHLLMTSYGTSGHPMEAEKVLNSLKSNGINLSTLQYGSVIDAYLKSRDYDTGLLKLREMIGEGLEPDHRIWTCFIRAASLCEYITEAKTLLNAVADAGFSLPIRFLIENSESLVLDLDLYLEQIEAAEDKAALNFVNALEDLLWAFELRATASWVFQLAIKRSIYHNDIFRVADKDWGADFRKLSAGAALVGLTLWLDHMQDASLEGFPESPKSVVLITGKSDYNRVSLNSTVKAYLWEMGSPFLPCKTRTGILVAKAHSLRMWLKDSPFCLDLELKNRPSLLEMNSMQLIEGCFIRRGLVPAFKDINERLGPVNPRKFARLALLSNEKREKVIQADIEGRREKLAKLKSTAVTKRKNTKSFRMNKFVRVSGPAK, encoded by the exons ATGGCGGCATCTACGGCGCTGCTGAGTATTGCTCCCCCACAGTTCAACTCCACAAAGGTAACCCGAAAACCCCCTCTTTGTTGTTGCTCTCTAGATTCCTCAAAttctgctactactactacttctaCTGTTAGTGAAGACCGAGATAATACTCCCAAGAAATTTACATATACAAGAGCTTCTCCATCTTCTAGATGGCCCCACTTGAAATTCACGGACACCCATCAAAATTCACAGCCCTCCCCGTTATCTGTTGCCGCCCCCTCTGTGAAAGATGCTGAATTTGATTCGGAAAGTGATGTGAATGTGGGTTATTATGAGGGAGGAAAAATGGAGAAGGGCGATGAGTCTTTGAACTCAAATGGGTTTCAATCGAATGATGAAACCCAAGAGGTTTTGGGTAGACCCAGCAGGACTAAGGGGAAGAAAATGACGAAACTTGCGCTCAAGAGGGCGAAAGATTGGCGTCAGAGGGTACAATTTTTGACTGATAATATTTTGGGGCTGAAATCTGAGGAGTTTGTAGCTGATGTGCTGGATGAAAAGATGGTGCAAATGACCCCTACTGATTTTTGCTTTGTGGTGAAATTGGTCGGTCAATCTAGCTGGCAAAGGGCGTTGGAGGTTTATGAATGGTTGAATCTTCGAAATTGGTACTCTCCGAATGCCCGAATGCTTGCGACAATACTTGCTGTGCTGGGCAAGGCTAACCAGGAAGCATTGGCTGTGGAGATCTTTATGCGGGCAGAGCAAAGTATTGGAAACACAGTTCAAGTATATAATTCAATGATGGGTGTTTACGCTAGAAATGGGCGGTTTTCCCGGGTTCAACAGTTACTTGAATTAATGCACGAGCGCGGGCTTGAGCCAGATCTCGTGAGTTTTAATACTTTGATTAATGCACGTCTCAAATCAGGCCCTATGACACCAAACTTGGCAATTGAACTTCTTAATGAAGTAAGGAGTTCGGGAATTAAACCTGACATaataacttataacactctgaTTAGTGCTTGTTCACGCGAATCAAATGTTGAGGAAGCTGTAAAAGTTTTTAATGATATGGAAAGTCATGGATGCCGACCTGATTTGTGGACGTATAATGCTATGATTTCAGTTTTTGGGAGATGTGGAATGGATGGTGAGGCTGCAAGGCTGTTCAATGAACTGGAGGCAAATGGCTTTTATCCAGATGCGGTGACATATAATTCACTGCTCCATGCATTTGCTAGGCAGGGGAATGTTGAGAAGGTTAAAGAAATCTGTGAAGAGATGGTGCACATGGGTTTTGGGAAGGACGAAATGACTTATAATACCATCATTGGCATGTATGGGAAACAGGGTCGGCATGACCTTGCATTGCAAGTCTATAATGACATGAAGTCTTCTGGTCGAAGCCCCGATGTAGTTACATATACTATTCTTATTGACTCATTAGGGAAAGACAATAAAATGGCAGAGGCTTCAAAAGTGATGTCTGAGATGCTAAATGCAGGGATAAAGCCAACAGTGAGAACTTACAGTGCCTTGATTTGTGGTTATGCAAAGGCAGGTAAGAGGGTTGATGCAGAAGATATGTTCAACTGCATGGTACGTTCTGGAATTAAACCGGATCACTTGGCTTACACAGTGATGCTGGACATGAATCTGAGGTCTGGTGAGACCAAGAAAGCAATGCTGTTGTATTATGACATGGTGCACAATGGATTCACTCCTGATCTTGCTCTATATGAATTTATGCTCCGATCTCTTGGAAGAGAAagtgaagaagaaaatatcCAGATTCTGATTAAGGACTTGAAAGAATTGGGTAATTTGAGTCCGCAATCCATTTCATCTCTACTTATTAAGGGTGAATGCTATGACTTTGCAGCCAAAATGTTGAGATTGACCATTTTAGAGGGTTCTGAATTTAATCATGATGACCTATTGTCTATTTTGGGTTCATACAGTTCATCTGGGAAGATCTCAGAAGCTATAGAGTTGCTAAATTTTGTGAAGGAGCATGATATCAGGTCCAAGAAGCTTATAACTGATGCCTCAATAATTATTAACTGCAAAGCTCAAAATTTGAAAGCTGCTTTGGATGAATACCGCGAAACAAGTAAAagtgattcatatcatttcagtTTTTCTGTGTATGAGTCCCTCATCAAGTGTTGTGAGGAGGCTGAACTGTTTGCTGAAGCTTCTCAGATATTTTCTGATATGAGGGCCAAGGGTGTAGAACCTTCTCGGGATATTTGCGGAACAATCGCTGTCATTTACTGCAAGATGGGTTTTCCAGAAACAGCACATTATTTGATTGATCAGGTGGAAGCAAATGGTATGCCCCTTGGTGACATCTCATTTCATGTAAGTCTTATTGAGGCATATGGTAAGCTGAAAGTAGTTGAAAAGGCAGAGAGTGTTGTAGCAACTATAGAACAACGGTATGGTGTTGTGGGAAGGACGGCTTGGAATGCATTAATACAAGCTTATGCTTTAAGTGGTTTCTATGAGAAAGCTAGAGCTGTTTTCAATACCATGATGAGAAATGGTCCATCTCCTACAGTGGATACCATAAACAATCTCATGCAAGCATTAATTGTTGATGGTAGATTAAGCGAGCTGTATGTTCTGATCCAGGAACTACAAGATATGGGTTTTAAGATTAGTAAGAGCTCCATTCTTTTGATGCTTGAGGCATTTGCACAGGCTGGTAACGTATTTGAAGTGAGGAAAATTTACCACGGAATGAGGGCTGCTGGATATTTACCTACCATGCATCTTTATAGAGTTATAATTGGGTTACTGTCCAGGACTAAGCAAGTGAGGGATGCTGAAGCCATGCTTTATGAAATGGAGGAAGCTGGATTCAAACCAGATCTTTCAATATGGAATTCAATGCTCAAGTTATATACTAAGATTGAAGATTTCAAGAAGACAGTGCACATATACCAGAGAATTCAAGAAGCTGGACTCAAACCAGATCTGGATACTTACAATACTTTAATAATAATGTACTGTAGAGATCGTAGACCTCATGAATCTTTTTTGTTAGTGCATGAGATGAAAAGGCTGGGTCTGTCTCCTGAGAGAGACACCTATAAAAGCCTAATTGCTGCATTTTGTAAGGAGCTGATGCTGGAACAAGCTGAAGAACTCTTCGAAAGCCTGAGGTCAGAAGGACATAACCTCGATCGTTCTTTTTATCACTTAATGATGAAAATGTATAGAAGctctggagatcattccaagGCTGAAAAATTAATAGAGAAGATGAAGGAATCAGGGATCGAACCATCTGATGCTACGATGCATTTGCTGATGACTTCATATGGTACTTCAGGCCATCCAATGGAAGCTGAGAAAGTGCTGAATAGTCTAAAGTCAAATGGTATAAATCTCAGCACTCTACAATATGGCTCTGTTATTGATGCGTATCTCAAGAGCAGAGATTACGATACTGGCCTTCTGAAGCTTAGGGAGATGATTGGGGAAGGTCTAGAACCAGATCACAGGATATGGACTTGCTTTATCCGGGCCGCTAGTTTATGCGAATACATTACTGAAGCCAAAACTCTTTTAAATGCTGTCGCTGATGCTGGTTTTAGTCTTCCTATCAG GTTTCTAATAGAGAATTCAGAGTCTTTGGTGTTGGACTTAGACCTGTACCTGGAGCAAATTGAAGCCGCAGAGGACAAAGCAGCATTGAATTTTGTAAATGCTTTGGAAGATCTGTTATGGGCTTTTGAACTCCGGGCCACAGCCTCATGGGTTTTTCAGCTGGCTATTAAAAGGAGCATTTACCATAATGATATTTTCAG AGTGGCTGACAAGGATTGGGGGGCCGACTTCAGGAAACTGTCTGCGGGTGCTGCTCTTGTTGGTCTCACATTATGGCTTGACCATATGCAG GATGCATCCTTGGAGGGCTTTCCTGAATCTCCCAAATCCGTCGTACTGATTACTGGTAAATCTGACTACAACAGAGTTTCTTTAAATAGTACAGTGAAggcatacctttgggagatggGTTCTCCATTTCTACCTTGTAAAACTCGGACTGGAATACTTGTTGCAAAAGCTCATTCCTTAAGAATGTGGTTGAAGGATTCCCCATTTTGCTTAGATCTTGAGTTGAAAAATAGGCCTAGCCTTCTGGAGATGAATTCAATGCAGCTTATTGAAGGATGTTTTATTAGGCGTGGCCTTGTTCCTGCTTTCAAGGACATTAATGAAAGGCTTGGGCCAGTAAACCCGAGGAAGTTTGCGAGGCTTGCTTTGCTGTCAAATGAGAAGAGGGAAAAAGTTATTCAAGCTGACATTGAGGGGAGAAGGGAAAAGTTAGCCAAGTTGAAGAGTACTGCTGTCACAAAGAGGAAGAATACAAAAAGCTTCAGGATGAACAAATTTGTCAGGGTGTCTGGTCCTGCAAAATGA
- the LOC129896258 gene encoding uncharacterized protein LOC129896258, translated as MDSVHGLKQSIKNQRILVSPGSDSSWEGYDEVRSKHRNDPAVMNKLRENLKSKATVKHAPNEIDKKIEGVTTRPNLPKGMKYVIKKIPSHPLRFGTAYRANFLDDFESSIGEEGIKLFRQSIFGHYLDMPNCNFQGQIIKCLLLLEVDQKNKEELHIRHVQGNILRFTINNFAIITGLRCTGNMNDFKYSDDQASRLLSLYFPGAKNGVNKARFVERFLVRGWKTNEDAVQMAILYFIHTFVFSQLGDAPISVDDFKMVEDGSYEQYPWGKLAYSKLIKGMRQEFSNAKQMYRLGGMPYALNV; from the exons ATGGAttccgttcatggtctcaaacagtccattaaaaatcaacgaattcttgtttctcccgggtctgattcgtcttgggaaggttacgacgaagttagatccaaacatcgtaacgatccagcagtgatgaataagctacgtgagaatttgaagtcgaaagctacagttaaacatgcacccaatgAAATAGACaaaaagattgaaggggttacaacacgccctaatctcccaaag ggaatgaaatacgtcatcaagaagatcccgtcccacccattgagattcggaacggcatatagggctaattttcttgatgattttgaatcatctataggtgaagaaggtataaagttatttaggcAATCTATATTTGGTCACTACTTAGATATGCCAAACTGCAACTTTCaagggcaaatcatcaaatgcctcttacttcttgaggtagaccaaaaaaacaaagaagaactgCACATTCGTCATGTGCAGGGTAATATACTGCGATTTACAATAAATAATTTTGCTATCATTACTGGTTTGCGATGTACCGGTAATATGAATGACTTCAAGTATTCTGATGATCAAGCAAGTAGATTattgtctttatattttcctGGTGCCAAAAATGGGGTCAACAAAGCTCGTTTTGTTGAGCGTTTTCTGGTTAGAGGATGGAAAACAAACGAAGATGCCGTTCAGATGGCCATTCTCTATTTCATCcatacttttgttttttctcaactaggtgatgcacctatatcAGTTGATGATTTCAAGATGGTAGAAGATGGTAGTTATGAGCAATATCCATGGGGGAAATTagcatattcaaaattgataaaaggaaTGCGTCAGGAGTTTTCAAATGCCAAACAAATGTATCGTCTAGGCGGCATGCCATACGCTCTGAATGTTTAG
- the LOC129895899 gene encoding uncharacterized protein LOC129895899 — MESIVVHDSQQKPEDSTSAAKVNFRKPHEVTGFEDFSTTPPTEFLKRSRDVAETSSPPPSKRMKTSPAKKPIQVETANMHKDFLPPNESENLVSPDNEPGAKSPKKSEKPVSPENVPGAKSAVGGESSGHSDRIIHMQFKALKKSIKKSLKRYVDRKFKRLENKMDSNHIDLLKAIDSMANRMTGTSSQVKKDDFDQSFHVVEQQEAPTRLEVHNFANKSDPPQKNDKSNVQEDIKGPEPSTMINQVDNISEQSISADVPELFDHQVYSDTLKEDEPSVKDVSAHQMEPQRADTDQLIADSDTLQNTGKKDGRVADDKSAKVEEQVEEIEKEKIKPSTSESNTSAPFSTETLDVIDALIYGLPLPAMPLTAVSHEQVQNECLLRDSQLPTTLPSKANVLSNDAKTPSRRSRIPSNILQSPYLSNFGSSEKGKKNLSDVTHQTHPFEGFGICYQPPSELVIDYSQWIDKGLLKSHGNKNSKEDHYRSKCSSFGFEKMDFVVAFPKDKNWFYLMSQPDRCWNDEHIDVIFYYLRKKSKMQLSNQYRYTTTNCIFKNYIEYAHTRYYHLPPNISTQEDMARATVTAHQEGSVKNIIRGFSIPAGLP; from the exons ATGGAATCTATTGTCGTTCATGACAGCCAACAGAAACCTGAAGATTCAACATCGGCTGCCAAGGTCAATTTCAGAAAACCTCATGAAGTCACTGGATTTGAGGACTTTTCAACAACACCacccactgaatttttaaagAGATCCAGGGATGTCGCTGAGacatcttctccacctcctTCTAAGAGAATGAAGACTTCCCCTGCTAAAAAgccaattcaagtagaaacagCCAACATGCACAAGGATTTCTTACCACCAAATGAATCAGAAAATCTTGTTTCTCCTGACAATGAACCGGGGGCAAAGTCACCAAAGAAATCAGAAAAGCCTGTTTCTCCTGAAAATGTACCAGGGGCGAAGTCAGCTGTAGGAGGTGAATCTTCCGGTCATTCGGATCGAATTAttcatatgcaattcaaagcattgaagaagtccataaagaagtctctaaagagatac gtTGACCGAAAGTTCAAGCGTTTGGAGAACAAAATGGATTCAAATCACATTGATCTTTTGAAAGCCATCGACAGTATGGCGAATCGAATGACTGGCACATCATCTCAAGttaaaaaagatgattttgatCAATCATTCCATGTGGTTGAACAACAAGAAGCACCTACTAGATTGGAGGTGcacaattttgcaaataaatctgacccaccccaaaaaaatgacaaatctaatgtccaggaagatattaag gGACCTGAACCATCCACCATGATAAATCAGGTGGACAACATATCGGAACAAAGCATTTCAGCAGATGTTCCTGAATTATTTGATCATCAAGtttattctgatacattaaag GAAGATGAACCATCCGTCAAGGATGTATCAGCACACCAAATGGAACCACAAAGAGCAGATACTGATCAGCTTATtgctgattctgatacattacag AACACTggaaagaaagatggaagagTAGCTGATGATAAATCTGCCAAAGTAGAAGAGCAAGTCGAggagattgaaaaagaaaaaatcaaaccaagcaCATCAGAATCCAATACTTCAGCACCATTTTCGACCGAAACTCTGGATGTGATAGATGCTCTAATATACGGACTTCCATTACCAGCCATGCCATTGACAGCTGTTAGTCATGAGCAAGTTCAGAATGAATGTCTATTACGCGATAGCCAGCTACCAACCACTCTTCCATCAAAAGCTAATGTATTGTCTAACGATGCGAAGACACCATCTCGAAGAAGCAGGATTCCTTCGAATATCTTACAGTCGCCGTATCTTTCAAACTTTGGGTCGAGTGAAAAGGGAAAGAAAAATTTGTCAGATGTTACGCATCAGACACAcccttttgaaggttttggTATATGCTATCAACCCCCTTCCGAACTTGTCATAGACTACTCTCAATGGATAGATAAAGGACTTCTAAAATCACATGGCAACAA GAATTCGAAGGAGGATCATTACAGATCTAAGTGCTCTTCATTCGGCTTTGAAAAAATGGACTTTGTTGTGGCATTTCCTAAAGATAAGAACTGGTTCTACCTAATGTCACAGCCGGACAGATGCTGGAACGATGag cacatcgatgtaatattttactaccttcGGAAGAAATCGAAGATGCAGTTGAGCAATCAGTATCGATACACAACGACAAActgcattttcaaaaattacatCGAATATGCACACACACGCTACTATCACCTTCCACCTAACATTTCTACACAAGAAGATATGGCAAGGGCCACTGTTACAGCTCATCAAGAAGGATCCgtgaagaacataataagaggtttCTCAATACCAGCCGGTTTGCCCTGA
- the LOC129895343 gene encoding aluminum-activated malate transporter 4-like, whose protein sequence is MAAGNAYLGSLKQSFHETSKERLLLPRKEYPELGVGGGGGSFTGGDENFLERLRYRVSEYCNNMKQAANKAVQMGRNDPRKIIFSAKVGFALALVSILIFFKEPIPYIGSHSIWAILTVVVVFEFSIGATLNKGFNRALGTFSAGGLALGIAELSLMAGAYREIVIVISVFIAGFFATYMKLYPPLKEYEYGFRVFLLTYCIVLVSGSSDFVKTAVSRLLLIGVGAAVCLVINICIFPIWAGEDLHKLVVKNFKGVATSLEGCVNDYLQCLEYNRIPSKILLYQASDDPIYSGYRAAVQSTSQEDSLLAFAVWEPPHGRYRMLNYPWGEYARVSGALRHCAFMIMAMHGCILSEIQAASELRQTFMKEIQRVGTEGAKVIRLLGDKLEKMEKLSPGDPLNEVHEAAEDLQLLIDQKSYLLVNAENWESSKRPKKFEDPERLRELKDSEPKPMVINSLSEATLHLRSAHTLKHMDTLNPNVSVNFSTSQWGSSADVFAQQTMWPSRLSLIGDVILNEREVRTFESASTLSLSTFTSLLIEFVARLQNLVHAFQELSKKAKFKEPVDAADTKETATL, encoded by the exons atggcaGCAGGCAATGCATATCTGGGTTCATTGAAACAGAGCTTTCATGAAACAAGCAAAGAAAGATTGTTACTACCCAGAAAAGAGTACCCAGAGTTGGGTgtaggtggtggtggtggttctTTTACAGGAGGAGATGAGAACTTTCTAGAACGTCTTCGTTATAGAGTTTCTGAGTACTGTAACAATATGAAACAAGCTGCAAACAAAGCAGTTCAAATGGGTCGTAATGATCCAAGAAAAATTATCTTTTCTGCTAAAGTGGGTTTTGCTCTTGCTCTTGTTTCGATTCTCATTTTCTTCAAAGAACCCATACCCTATATTGGTAGCCACTCCATTTGGGCCATTCTTACTGTTGTCGTCGTTTTCGAATTCAGCATAG GTGCGACGCTTAACAAAGGATTTAACAGGGCTTTAGGGACATTTTCTGCTGGAGGATTAGCTTTGGGCATTGCTGAACTGTCTCTTATGGCTGGAGCTTATCGAGAGATTGTGATTGTGATCAGTGTATTTATTGCAG GATTTTTCGCGACTTATATGAAATTGTATCCTCCACTGAAGGAATATGAATATGGATTCCGGGTCTTCTTATTGACATATTGTATAGTGCTGGTATCGGGGAGTTCGGATTTTGTTAAGACAGCTGTTTCTCGATTGTTGCTAATTGGAGTTGGAGCTGCTGTTTGTTTGGTTATAAATATATGCATCTTCCCCATTTGGGCTGGTGAAGATTTGCACAAGTTGGTGGTGAAAAACTTTAAGGGTGTCGCTACTTCTTTGGAAG GTTGTGTCAATGACTATTTGCAATGTCTTGAATACAATAGGATACCAtcaaaaattcttctttaccaGGCATCTGATGATCCTATCTACAGTGGTTACAGGGCTGCTGTACAGTCCACCAGCCAAGAAGATTCTCTG TTAGCTTTTGCTGTTTGGGAACCCCCTCATGGACGTTACAGAATGCTCAATTATCCTTGGGGTGAATATGCTAGAGTCAGTGGTGCACTACGGCACTGTGCTTTCATGATCATGGCGATGCATGGATGTATTCTTTCGGAAATACAG gCAGCATCTGAATTGAGGCAGACTTTTATGAAGGAGATTCAGAGAGTTGGGACTGAAGGAGCTAAGGTGATACGACTGCTTGGGGACAAACTAGAAAAGATGGAGAAACTAAGCCCTGGAGATCCACTCAATGAAGTTCATGAAGCTGCTGAGGATCTCCAATTGTTGATTGACCAAAAATCTTATCTTTTGGTTAATGCAGAGAATTGGGAAAGTTCAAAAAGACCTAAGAAGTTTGAAGATCCTGAACGCCTTCGAGAACTGAAGGACAGTGAACCTAAACCAATGGTAATTAACTCCCTTAGTGAAGCAACTCTCCATCTAAGGTCTGCTCACACATTGAAACACATGGATACTCTTAATCCAAATGTAAGTGTCAACTTTTCTACTTCACAATGGGGTTCCTCAGCAGATGTATTCGCGCAGCAGACAATGTGGCCTTCACGGCTTTCACTTATTGGAGATGTGATTTTAAACGAACGTGAAGTACGGACTTTTGAAAGTGCTAGTACATTATCACTGTCAACATTTACATCCTTGTTGATTGAGTTTGTTGCAAGACTTCAGAATCTTGTACATGCATTTCAAGAGCTCAGTAAAAAGGCAAAATTTAAGGAACCTGTAGATGCAGCTGATACAAAAGAGACAGCTACTCTTTAA
- the LOC129894414 gene encoding uncharacterized protein LOC129894414 translates to MGDSTTAVGQRDFVEEACRIVEQAKELQDAASSLISRTTREEDSLRQKAKSLDSCVQGIRSAVRKSKLDPNQAEKLEEELFKASYVLSEGDAAAFLPSKSHGGFLRMFLGPINVRANRKDVQLKVKEEYNSFRDRTAYLFLLFPSVLLVLRSWMWDGCLPALPVQLYQAWLLYLYTGLALRENILRANGSDIRPWWIKHHYCAMAMALISLTWEIEREPNCSQKQRGVQLFLKWAIMQGVAMLLQNRYQRQRLYTRIALGKARRMDVVWGETAGVDGQLLLLFPVLFILQGFEAYVGVLLLKTAFIGVVSEWQVVTCGILLIIMAAGNFANTVKTLVTKSRVKAKMRRGKSKQDLKSESGAKNL, encoded by the exons ATGGGGGATTCTACTACGGCGGTGGGACAGCGAGATTTTGTGGAAGAAGCTTGTAGAATCGTCGAACAAGCGAAGGAGTTGCAAGACGCAGCTTCTTCTTTGATCTCGCGAACTACACGTGAAGAGGATTCGTTGCGGCAGAAAGCTAAGTCGCTTGATTCGTGTGTCCAAGGGATCCGTTCAGCTGTTCGGAAGAGTAAATTGGATCCTAATCAAGCTGAAAAG TTGGAAGAGGAGTTGTTCAAAGCTAGTTATGTATTGAGTGAGGGAGATGCTGCAGCTTTTCTTCCGAGCAAATCTCATG GAGGGTTCTTGAGGATGTTTTTGGGTCCAATCAATGTTCGTGCTAATAGAAAGGATGTGCAACTGAAAGTGAAAGAGGAATATAATAGTTTCAGG GACAGGACAGCAtatctattccttcttttcccATCAGTGCTACTGGTCTTGAGGTCTTGGATGTGGGATGGATGTTTACCAGCATTGCCAGTCCAACTTTACCAG GCCTGGTTGCTTTACCTCTACACAGGTTTGGCTCTGCGAGAGAACATTTTGAGAGCGAATGGAAGTGATATTCGTCCATG gtggATAAAACATCACTACTGTGCTATGGCCATGGCACTTATAAGTCTTACCtgggaaatagaaagagaaccTAACTGTTCACAGAAGCAG AGGGGTGTGCAACTGTTCCTGAAATGGGCTATCATGCAAGGCGTTGCAATGCTCCTTCAGAATAGATATCAGAGACAAAGGCTGTACACTCGCATTGCATTAGGAAAG GCCAGGAGAATGGATGTTGTGTGGGGAGAGACTGCCGGAGTAGATGGTCAATTATTGTTGCTCTTCCCTGTACTATTTATCTTGCAG GGATTTGAAGCATATGTTGGAGTCTTGTTGCTTAAGACAGCATTCATTGGTGTTGTTTCTGAGTGGCAA GTTGTTACCTGTGGGATCCTTCTGATTATCATGGCAGCTGGGAATTTTGCCAACACAGTGAAGACTCTTGTGACGAAGTCTCGGGTTAAAGCCAAAATGAGGAGAGGTAAAAGTAAACAAGATCTGAAATCTGAATCTGGCGCCAAAAATTTGTGA